CGACTCACTACGGTCGCGTATGTCCAATCGAAACGCCGGAAGGTCCGAACATCGGTCTGATCAACTCGCTGTCTGTGTATGCACAGACCAACGAGTATGGCTTCCTGGAAACGCCGTATCGTCGCGTAGTTGACGGTAAAGTGAGTGACGAAATCCATTACCTCTCTGCAATTGAAGAGGGTAACTTCGTTATCGCTCAGGCGAACACCAACCTGGCCGACGACGGTTCATTCGTTGACGATCTGGTTACCTGTCGTAGCAAAGGCGAATCAAGCCTGTTCAGCCGCGACCAGGTTGACTATATGGACGTTTCGACCCAGCAGGTTGTTTCTGTTGGTGCGTCACTGATCCCGTTCCTGGAACACGATGACGCCAACCGTGCATTGATGGGTGCAAACATGCAACGTCAGGCGGTTCCGACTCTGCGTGCTGATAAGCCGCTGGTTGGTACCGGTATGGAACGTGCTGTTGCTGTTGACTCCGGTGTTACCGCCGTAGCCAAACGTGGCGGTACTATCCAGTACGTTGATGCATCACGTATCGTGATCAAGGTTAACGAAGATGAGATGTATCCGGGCGAAGCCGGCATCGACATCTACAACCTGACCAAATATACCCGTTCGAACCAGAACACCTGTATCAACCAGATGCCGTGTGTTTCTCTGGGCGAACCGATTGAGCGCGGCGACGTGCTGGCAGATGGCCCGTCTACCGACCTCGGTGAACTGGCGCTGGGCCAGAACATGCGCGTAGCGTTCATGCCGTGGAACGGTTACAACTTCGAAGACTCCATCCTCGTTTCTGAGCGTGTAGTACAGGAAGATCGTTTCACTACCATCCATATTCAGGAACTGGCTTGTGTGTCTCGTGACACCAAACTGGGGCCAGAAGAGATCACTGCTGACATCCCGAACGTGGGTGAAGCAGCGCTCTCCAAACTGGATGAATCCGGCATTGTTTACATCGGCGCTGAAGTGACCGGTGGTGACATTCTGGTTGGTAAGGTAACACCGAAAGGTGAAACCCAGCTGACGCCAGAAGAGAAACTGCTGCGTGCGATCTTCGGTGAAAAAGCCTCTGACGTGAAAGATTCGTCACTGCGCGTGCCGAACGGCGTTTCCGGTACGGTTATTGACGTGCAGGTCTTTACCCGCGATGGCGTGGAAAAAGACAAGCGCGCGCTGGAAATCGAAGAAATGCAGCTGAAGCAGGCGAAGAAAGACCTGTCTGAAGAACTGCAGATCCTCGAAGCTGGCCTGTTTGGTCGTATCCAGGCGGTACTGATCTCTGGTGGTGTTGAGGCTGAGAAGCTGGACAAGCTGCCGCGCGAGCGCTGGCTGGAGCTGGGCCTGACCGACGAAGAGAAACAGAACGCACTGGAGCAGCTGGCTGAGCAGTATGACGAGCTGAAGCACGAGTTTGAGAAGAAACTCGAAGCGAAGCGTCGCAAGATCACTCAGGGCGATGATCTGGCACCGGGCGTGCTGAAAATCGTTAAGGTGTATCTGGCGGTTAAACGTCAAATCCAGCCTGGTGACAAGATGGCAGGTCGTCACGGGAACAAAGGTGTTATCTCCAAGATCAACCCGATCGAAGATATGCCTTACGATGAGAACGGCACGCCGGTCGACATCGTTCTGAACCCGCTGGGCGTACCGTCACGTATGAACATCGGTCAGATCCTGGAAACCCACCTGGGTATGGCAGCGAAAGGTATTGGTGAGAAAATCAATGCCATGCTGAAGAAGCAGGAAGAAGTTGCCAAACTGCGTGAGTTTATCCAGCGTGCTTACGATCTGGGCACTGACGTGCGTCAGAAAGTTGACCTGAACACTTTCAGCGATGATGAAGTGCTGCGTCTGGCAGAGAACCTGAAAAAAGGTATGCCGATCGCAACGCCAGTGTTTGACGGCGCGAAAGAAAGCGAAATCAAAGAGCTGCTGCAGCTCGGCGGTCTGCCTTCTTCCGGTCAGATTACCCTGTTTGACGGCCGTACCGGTGAGCAGTTTGAGCGCCAGGTTACTGTCGGCTACATGTACATGCTGAAACTGAACCACCTGGTCGATGACAAGATGCACGCCCGTTCCACCGGTTCTTACAGCCTGGTGACTCAGCAGCCGCTGGGTGGTAAAGCACAGTTCGGTGGCCAGCGCTTCGGTGAGATGGAAGTGTGGGCACTGGAAGCATACGGTGCCGCTTATACCCTGCAGGAAATGCTGACCGTTAAGTCTGATGACGTGAACGGCCGTACGAAGATGTATAAAAACATCGTCGATGGCAACCATCAGATGGAACCGGGCATGCCGGAATCCTTCAACGTACTGTTGAAAGAGATTCGCTCGCTGGGTATCAACATCGAGCTGGAAGACGAGTAAGCACTCGCATTTGTACTGGTTATGGGATGTTCGGCTGATGTCGAACATCCCTGAGAGTCTCACTCCGACGGGAGCTAATCCGTGAAAGACTTACTTAAGTTTCTGAAAGCGCAAACTAAAACCGAAGAGTTTGATGCGATCAAAATTGCTCTGGCTTCGCCAGACATGATCCGTTCCTGGTCTTTTGGTGAAGTGAAAAAGCCGGAAACCATTAACTACCGTACCTTCAAGCCGGAGCGTGACGGTCTTTTCTGTGCCCGTATTTTCGGACCAGTAAAAGATTACGAGTGCCTGTGCGGTAAGTACAAGCGCCTGAAACACCGTGGCGTGATCTGTGAGAAGTGTGGCGTTGAAGTTACACAGACCAAAGTGCGTCGTGAGCGTATGGGCCATATCGAACTGGCTTCTCCGACTGCCCACATTTGGTTCCTGAAATCACTGCCGTCCCGCATCGGTTTGCTGCTGGATATGCCGCTGCGTGACATCGAGCGCGTGCTGTACTTCGAATCCTATGTGGTTGTCGAAGGTGGCATGACCAACCTCGAAAAACGTCAGATCCTGACTGAAGAGCAGTACCTGGACGCGCTGGAAGAGTTCGGTGACGAATTCGACGCGAAGATGGGTGCGGAAGCCATTCAGGCCCTGTTGAAAAACATGGATCTGGAGCAGGAATGCGAACAGCTGCGCGAAGAGCTGAACGAAACCAACTCCGAAACCAAGCGTAAGAAGCTGACCAAGCGTATCAAGCTGCTGGAAGCGTTCGTGCAGTCTGGCAACAAGCCGGAGTGGATGATCCTGACCGTGCTGCCGGTACTGCCGCCGGATCTGCGTCCGCTGGTTCCGCTGGATGGTGGTCGTTTCGCTACCTCGGATCTGAACGATCTGTATCGTCGCGTGATCAACCGTAACAACCGTCTGAAACGTCTGCTGGATCTGGCTGCGCCAGATATCATCGTACGTAACGAAAAACGTATGTTGCAGGAAGCGGTTGATGCATTGCTGGATAACGGCCGTCGTGGTCGCGCCATCACTGGCTCCAACAAGCGTCCGCTGAAATCACTGGCCGACATGATCAAAGGTAAGCAGGGTCGTTTCCGTCAGAACCTGCTGGGTAAACGTGTCGACTACTCTGGTCGTTCGGTTATCACCGTGGGTCCATACCTGCGTCTGCACCAGTGTGGTCTGCCGAAGAAAATGGCACTGGAGCTGTTCAAACCGTTCATTTACGGCAAGTTGGAACTGCGTGGCCTCGCCACCACCATCAAAGCCGCGAAGAAAATGGTTGAGCGCGAAGAAGCTGTCGTTTGGGATATCCTGGACGAAGTGATCCGCGAACACCCGGTACTGCTGAACCGTGCACCAACCCTGCACCGTTTGGGTATCCAGGCGTTTGAACCGGTTCTGATCGAAGGTAAAGCGATCCAGCTGCACCCGCTGGTTTGTGCGGCATATAACGCCGACTTCGATGGTGACCAGATGGCCGTTCACGTACCGCTGACGCTGGAAGCCCAGCTGGAAGCGCGTGCGCTGATGATGTCTACCAACAACATCCTGTCACCGGCGAACGGCGAGCCAATCATCGTTCCGTCTCAGGACGTTGTTCTGGGTCTGTACTACATGACCCGCGACAAAGTGAACGCCAAAGGCGAAGGCATGGTGCTGACTGGCCCGAAAGAAGCCGAGCGTGTTTACCGCGCTGGCCTGGCCGAGCTGCATGCCCGCGTAAAAGTGCGTATCACCGAGTACAGCAAAAACGAACAGGGCGATTTCGTTGCCAAAACCAGTCTGATCGACACCACCATTGGTCGTTCGATTCTGTGGATGATTGTGCCGAAAGGTCTGCCTTACTCCATCGTCAACCAGGCGCTGGGTAAAAAAGCTATCTCCAAAATGCTGAACACCTGTTACCGCATTCTGGGCCTGAAGCCGACCGTTATCTTTGCTGACCAGACCATGTACACCGGTTTTGCCTATGCAGCCCGTTCAGGTGCCTCTGTAGGTATCGACGACATGGTTATCCCGGCGAAGAAAGCTGAGATCATCGCGGAAGCGGAAGCTGAAGTTGCTGAGATCCAGGAGCAGTTCCAGTCTGGTCTGGTAACCGCTGGCGAACGTTACAACAAAGTCATCGATATCTGGGCCGCCGCTAACGAACGCGTTTCCAAAGCGATGATGGATAACCTGCAAACCGAAACCGTGATCAACCGTCATGGCGAAGAAGAGAAGCAGGTTTCCTTTAACAGCATCTACATGATGGCCGACTCCGGTGCGCGTGGTTCTGCGGCACAGATTCGTCAGCTGGCAGGTATGCGTGGTCTGATGGCGAAGCCAGATGGCTCCATCATCGAAACGCCGATCACCGCGAACTTCCGTGAAGGTCTGAACGTACTCCAGTACTTCATCTCAACGCACGGTGCGCGTAAAGGTCTGGCGGATACCGCACTGAAAACGGCGAACTCCGGTTACCTGACCCGTCGTCTGGTTGACGTGGCGCAGGACCTGGTGGTGACCGAGGACGATTGTGGCACCTTCGAAGGTATCATGATGACCCCGGTTATCGAGGGTGGCGATGTTAAAGAGCCGCTGCGTGAGCGTGTACTGGGTCGTGTGACCGCAGAAGACGTGCTCAAGCCGGGCACTGCAGACATTCTGATCCCGCGTAACACCCTGCTGGATGAGCATTGGTGTGACGTGGTTGAGCTGAATTCTGTCGACGCCATCAAAGTGCGTTCGGTTGTAGGCTGTGAAACCGACTTCGGTGTGTGTGCACACTGCTACGGTCGCGATCTGGCGCGTGGTCACATCATCAATAAAGGTGAGGCCATCGGCGTTATCGCAGCACAGTCCATCGGTGAGCCGGGTACTCAGCTGACGATGCGTACGTTCCACATCGGTGGTGCGGCATCTCGTGCGGCTGCTGAATCCAGCATTCAGGTGAAAAACAAAGGTACTATCAAGCTGACCAACGCGAAAACCGTTACCAACTCCACCGGTAAACTGGTTATCGTTTCGCGTAACGTTGAGCTGAAAATGATCGACGAGTTCGGTCGTACCAAAGAAAGCTATAAAGTGCCTTACGGTGCGGTGATGGCGAAAGGTGATGGTGAGCAGGTCAATGCGGGCGAAACCGTAGCGAACTGGGATCCGCATACCATGCCGGTAATCACTGAAGTGAGCGGTTTTGTCCGCTTCACCGATATGATCGACGGCCAGACCATTACCCGTCAGACTGACGAGTTAACCGGTCTGTCTTCGCTGGTCATTCTGGACTCTGCTGAGCGTACTGCTGGCGGTAAAGACCTGCGTCCGGCACTGAAAATTGTTGATGCCAATGGCGACGACGTTCTGATTCCGGGCACCGACATGCCGGCTCAGTACTTCCTGCCGGGCAAAGCGATTGTTCAGCTGGAAGATGGCGTGAAGATCAGCGCGGGTGACACCCTGTCGCGTGTACCGCAGGAATCTGGCGGTACCAAGGACATCACCGGTGGTCTGCCACGCGTTGCGGATCTGTTCGAAGCGCGTCGTCCGAAAGAGCCAGCAATCCTGGCGGAGATCAGCGGTATCATCTCCTTCGGTAAAGAGACCAAAGGTAAGCGTCGCCTGGTAATCACCCCGGTTGATGGCAGCGATCCGTACGAAGAGATGATTCCGAAATGGCGTCAGCTCAACGTGTTTGAAGGTGAGCGCGTAGAACGTGGTGACGTGGTTTCGGACGGTCCGGAATCTCCGCACGACATTCTGCGTCTGCGTGGCGTTCATGCTGTGACCCGTTATATCACTAACGAAGTGCAGGAAGTTTATCGTCTGCAAGGCGTTAAGATTAACGATAAGCACATTGAAGTTATCGTGCGTCAGATGCTGCGTAAAGCGACCATCGTTAGCGCAGGAAGCACTGACTTCCTGGAAGGTGAGCAGGCGGAGTTCTCTCGTATCAAGATCTCCAACCGCGATCTGGAAGCGAGCGGTAAGTTGGGCGCAACCTACATGCGTGACCTGCTGGGTATCACCAAAGCGTCTCTGGCAACCGAGTCGTTCATCTCTGCTGCATCGTTCCAGGAGACCACACGTGTCCTGACCGAAGCTGCGGTAGCGGGCAAACGCGACGAACTGCGTGGCCTGAAAGAGAACGTTATCGTGGGTCGTCTGATCCCGGCCGGTACCGGTTACGCTTACCATCAGGATCGTATGCGTCGCCGTCAGGTAGGCGAAGTGCAGGTTGCACCGCAGGTTACTGCGGATGAAGCCTCTGCAAGCCTGGCTGAACTGCTGAACGCCGGTCTCGGTGGTAGCGACGACGAGTAATCACTCGATTCGCTAATAAAAAACCCTGCCTCGGCAGGGTTTTTTTCGTCTGTATTCTCAGTTCCGGCGGTCTATGTCACCGCGTGTTAAGCCGATATCGCGCAGCTGCGTATCGCTCAGGTGCGACAGTATGCGTCGGGTTTCCCGGCGTAAACGCCAGGACTTCACCAGTTGCCGCAGTGCACGCAACATATCCAGCAACGTTATATTGAAGGGTCTTGCCGCACGGTTTTGATCGAATTCCATTATCCTGCCCTCGGTATGATGTCTGAGAAGCATTGTCCGGTTTTCGATCGTTTCAATACAGATTCAAAAAACACATTTATTCAACATACAGATTGCATTGTGATGGATCTGAATGGTAAAAATTAACCTCATCTGTACTGGTTTCTTCCCGCTGAAAATCATGTGAGGCATACGATGACGCGTTACCAGCATTTGGCTTGCCTGCTTTCTGACCGCATCGAGCAGGGGCTGTATCGTAGCGGTGAGCGACTGCCGTCAGTGCGTACGCTCAGCATTGAACACGGCGTCAGCATCAGTACCGTTCAGCAGGCCTATCATGTGCTGGAGGAGAAGCAGCTGATTGTGCCGCAGCCGCGTTCCGGTTATTTCGTTGCGAGCCGCAAAGCCACGCCGCCTGTTCCGGCCATCACGCGCCCCGCCCAGCGGCCGGTAGAAATCACCCAGTGGGAATCGGTACTCGAACTGCTCAGTAGCCGCATTGAGGGTGATGTCATTCAGTTAGGCAGCGGTATCCCGGACCTGACGCAGCCCACCCTTAAACCGCTATGGAAGATCCAGGCTCGTATGGCGCAGAAGCAGGATATTAACCTGCTGAATTATGACTCCCTGTTGGGTGTCACAGCGCTGCGCGAGCAGGTCGCCCGTCTGACGATTGATAGCGGCTGCCAGCTTACCGCTGACGATATCGTGATCACCACCGGCTGCCATGAAGCGTTGTCGGTATCTATCCGTGCCGTTTGCCAGCCTGGTGACATCATTGCGGTGGAATCGCCGACTTTCCACGGCACCATGCAGACGCTGCGTGGTTTTGGCATCCGCGTGATTGAAATCCCTACTGACTCGGTGACCGGCATCAGCCT
This genomic stretch from Pantoea cypripedii harbors:
- the rpoB gene encoding DNA-directed RNA polymerase subunit beta — protein: MVYSYTEKKRIRKDFGKRPQVLDIPYLLSIQLDSFQKFIEQDPEGQYGLEAAFRSVFPIASYSGNSELQYVSYRLGEPVFDVKECQIRGVTFSAPLRVKLRLVIYEREAPEGTVKDIKEQEVYMGEIPLMTENGTFVINGTERVIVSQLHRSPGVFFDSDKGKTHSSGKVLYNARIIPYRGSWLDFEFDPKDNLFVRIDRRRKLPASIILRALHYTTEQILDLFFEKVVFEIRDNKLQMELVPERLRGETASFDIEANGTVYVEKARRITARHIRQLEKDNIQHIEVPVEYIAGKVVAKDYIDENTGELIVAANMELSLDLLAKLSQSGHKRIETLFTNDLDHGPYISETLRVDPTNDRLSALVEIYRMMRPGEPPTREAAENLFENLFFSEDRYDLSAVGRMKFNRSLLRDEIEGSGILSKSDIIEVMKKLIDIRNGKGEVDDIDHLGNRRIRSVGEMAENQFRVGLVRVERAVKERLSLGDLDTLMPQDMINAKPISAAVKEFFGSSQLSQFMDQNNPLSEITHKRRISALGPGGLTRERAGFEVRDVHPTHYGRVCPIETPEGPNIGLINSLSVYAQTNEYGFLETPYRRVVDGKVSDEIHYLSAIEEGNFVIAQANTNLADDGSFVDDLVTCRSKGESSLFSRDQVDYMDVSTQQVVSVGASLIPFLEHDDANRALMGANMQRQAVPTLRADKPLVGTGMERAVAVDSGVTAVAKRGGTIQYVDASRIVIKVNEDEMYPGEAGIDIYNLTKYTRSNQNTCINQMPCVSLGEPIERGDVLADGPSTDLGELALGQNMRVAFMPWNGYNFEDSILVSERVVQEDRFTTIHIQELACVSRDTKLGPEEITADIPNVGEAALSKLDESGIVYIGAEVTGGDILVGKVTPKGETQLTPEEKLLRAIFGEKASDVKDSSLRVPNGVSGTVIDVQVFTRDGVEKDKRALEIEEMQLKQAKKDLSEELQILEAGLFGRIQAVLISGGVEAEKLDKLPRERWLELGLTDEEKQNALEQLAEQYDELKHEFEKKLEAKRRKITQGDDLAPGVLKIVKVYLAVKRQIQPGDKMAGRHGNKGVISKINPIEDMPYDENGTPVDIVLNPLGVPSRMNIGQILETHLGMAAKGIGEKINAMLKKQEEVAKLREFIQRAYDLGTDVRQKVDLNTFSDDEVLRLAENLKKGMPIATPVFDGAKESEIKELLQLGGLPSSGQITLFDGRTGEQFERQVTVGYMYMLKLNHLVDDKMHARSTGSYSLVTQQPLGGKAQFGGQRFGEMEVWALEAYGAAYTLQEMLTVKSDDVNGRTKMYKNIVDGNHQMEPGMPESFNVLLKEIRSLGINIELEDE
- the rpoC gene encoding DNA-directed RNA polymerase subunit beta', coding for MKDLLKFLKAQTKTEEFDAIKIALASPDMIRSWSFGEVKKPETINYRTFKPERDGLFCARIFGPVKDYECLCGKYKRLKHRGVICEKCGVEVTQTKVRRERMGHIELASPTAHIWFLKSLPSRIGLLLDMPLRDIERVLYFESYVVVEGGMTNLEKRQILTEEQYLDALEEFGDEFDAKMGAEAIQALLKNMDLEQECEQLREELNETNSETKRKKLTKRIKLLEAFVQSGNKPEWMILTVLPVLPPDLRPLVPLDGGRFATSDLNDLYRRVINRNNRLKRLLDLAAPDIIVRNEKRMLQEAVDALLDNGRRGRAITGSNKRPLKSLADMIKGKQGRFRQNLLGKRVDYSGRSVITVGPYLRLHQCGLPKKMALELFKPFIYGKLELRGLATTIKAAKKMVEREEAVVWDILDEVIREHPVLLNRAPTLHRLGIQAFEPVLIEGKAIQLHPLVCAAYNADFDGDQMAVHVPLTLEAQLEARALMMSTNNILSPANGEPIIVPSQDVVLGLYYMTRDKVNAKGEGMVLTGPKEAERVYRAGLAELHARVKVRITEYSKNEQGDFVAKTSLIDTTIGRSILWMIVPKGLPYSIVNQALGKKAISKMLNTCYRILGLKPTVIFADQTMYTGFAYAARSGASVGIDDMVIPAKKAEIIAEAEAEVAEIQEQFQSGLVTAGERYNKVIDIWAAANERVSKAMMDNLQTETVINRHGEEEKQVSFNSIYMMADSGARGSAAQIRQLAGMRGLMAKPDGSIIETPITANFREGLNVLQYFISTHGARKGLADTALKTANSGYLTRRLVDVAQDLVVTEDDCGTFEGIMMTPVIEGGDVKEPLRERVLGRVTAEDVLKPGTADILIPRNTLLDEHWCDVVELNSVDAIKVRSVVGCETDFGVCAHCYGRDLARGHIINKGEAIGVIAAQSIGEPGTQLTMRTFHIGGAASRAAAESSIQVKNKGTIKLTNAKTVTNSTGKLVIVSRNVELKMIDEFGRTKESYKVPYGAVMAKGDGEQVNAGETVANWDPHTMPVITEVSGFVRFTDMIDGQTITRQTDELTGLSSLVILDSAERTAGGKDLRPALKIVDANGDDVLIPGTDMPAQYFLPGKAIVQLEDGVKISAGDTLSRVPQESGGTKDITGGLPRVADLFEARRPKEPAILAEISGIISFGKETKGKRRLVITPVDGSDPYEEMIPKWRQLNVFEGERVERGDVVSDGPESPHDILRLRGVHAVTRYITNEVQEVYRLQGVKINDKHIEVIVRQMLRKATIVSAGSTDFLEGEQAEFSRIKISNRDLEASGKLGATYMRDLLGITKASLATESFISAASFQETTRVLTEAAVAGKRDELRGLKENVIVGRLIPAGTGYAYHQDRMRRRQVGEVQVAPQVTADEASASLAELLNAGLGGSDDE
- a CDS encoding DUF1127 domain-containing protein, which translates into the protein MEFDQNRAARPFNITLLDMLRALRQLVKSWRLRRETRRILSHLSDTQLRDIGLTRGDIDRRN